AGTATAATCTCTACTCTCGATAGGAACCCCGGTCTTTCGGCCGTTCCTGTCCCCCACACAATGAACTCCAGCGCCGAGCGGAGCCGCTTTTGAGCCATACCGCCGGCACCCGGCCCCTCCAGGAGACCCTCCTGCGCCTGGGCGAGACCTCCCGCATCGGCGAGGCCGTGGTCCCGCCCTGCCGGCCCCGGGACCTGGGTGACCCTGAGTTCCGCCGCTGCCACGGACTCAAGTACGCCTACGCGGGCGGCTCCATGGCCAACGGCATCTCCTCTCTTCCGATGGTCGAAGCCTTGGCGCGCGAGGGCCTGCTGGGCTTCTTCGGCGCGGCCGGGCTCCTGCCCGAGTACCTCGAGAAGGCCATCGACCAGGCCCAGTCGTCCATGGACGGCCTGCCTTACGGCTTCAACATCATCAACAGCCCCAACGAGCCCAACCTGGAAGCCGCGGTGCTGGACCTCTACCTGCGCCGCGGGGTCCGCCTCATCGAGGCCTCCGCCTACCTGGACCTCTCCTTGCCCTTGGTCCGCTACCGGGTCAAGGCTCTCTACCGCAAGCCTTCGGGAGAGGTCGCCAGCCGCAACCGGATCGTGGCCAAGGTCTCGCGCGTGGAGGTCGCCACCCGCTTCATGTCCCCGCCGCCCGAGGCGCTGCTGCGCGAGCTGGTCGGCTCCGGCGAGATATCCCAGGAGGCCGCGCGCATGGCCGAGGCCCTGCCCATGGCCGACGACGTGACGGCCGAGGCGGACAGCGGCGGGCATACGGACAACCGGCCGGCCATCACGTTGCTGCCCACGCTCATCGCCCTGCGCGACCGCCTGCAGGAGAAGCATCGCTTCGCCCAGCCCGTGCGCGTGGGCGCGGCCGGCGGCATCGCGACGCCGGCGTCCGCCGCCGCGGCCTTCGCCATGGGCGCGGCCTATGTCATGACCGGCTCGGTCAACCAGGCCTGCTCGGAGTCCGGGACCTCCGACGTGGTCCGGCAGATGCTGGCCGCCGCGGGCCAGGCCGACGTGGCCATGGCCCCGGCCGCGGACATGTTCGAGATGGGCGTCAAGGTCCAGGTCCTCAAGCGCGGCACGCTTTTCGCCATGCGCGCGGGCAAGCTCTACGACCTCTACAAGACGCACGAGGGTCTGGATTCCATACCTCCGGCGGCGCGCGCCGCGCTGGAGCGGGACTATTTCCGCGCGCCCTGTGAGGAAGTCTGGCGCCAGACCCGCGAATACTTCCTCCGGCGCGACCCGGCCCAGGCCGAGCGGGGGGAGCGCGACCCCAAGCACAAGATGGCCTTGGTGTTCCGCTGGTACCTGGGCCAGGCCTCCCGGTGGGCCAATGTGGGCGAGCCCACGCGCCAGGTGGACTACCAGGTCTGGTGCGGCCCGGCCATGGGCGCCTTCAACGAGTGGGCCAGGGGCAGCTTCCTGGAGGACCCCGAGGAGCGCCGCGTCGCCGTCATCGGATTGAACCTGCTCGCCGGCGCCGCCTATCTGACCCGTGTGCACAGCTTGCGCTGCCAGGGCGTCTCCTTCGCGCCGGCTATGGCCGCTTTCACGCCGAGACGCATCGAAGAGCTGCGCAAATTGCTCGACTAGAGGATCCATGAAAAAAGAAGACCCAAAAAGCGTTCCCATCGCCATCATAGGCCTCGGCTGCCTTTTCCCCCAGGCTGCCGACCGCGGCGAATATTGGTCCAATATCAAGGGCGGCGTCGACGCCATCACCGACATCCCGGTCAGCCACTGGTCCGCGGCCGACTACTTCGACACCGACCCCAAAAGGCCGGACCTCACCTACGCCAAGCGGGGGGGGTTCCTCAAGCCCGTGGATTTCGACCCGGGGGAGTTCGGCATCGCGCCCAACGCGCTCGAAGCCACGGACAGCGCCCAGCTCCTGGGGCTGGTGGCGGCCGGCATGGCCCTGCGCGACGCGGGCTACGGCCCGGAGAAGGATTTCGACCGCTCCCGCGTGAGCGTCATCCTGGGCGTGACCGGTAGCTTGGAGCTGGTCATCCCTCTAGGCGCTCGCCTGGGCCACCCCATCTGGCGCAAGGCCCTGGCCGAGGCCGGCATCCCGGCCGAGCAGGCGGAATGGATCGTGGAGCGCATCAAGCAGGGCTACGTGCCCTGGCAAGAGAGCTCCTTCCCCGGGCTCCTGGGCAACGTGGTGGCCGGGCGCATAGCCAACCGCTACGACCTGGGCGGCACCAACTGTGTGGTGGACGCCGCCTGCGGGAGCTCCTTGGCCGCGCTGAACCTCGCCGGCCTGGAGCTCTTGGGGCGACGTTCCTCCATGGTGGTCACGGGCGGGGTGGACTGCTTCAACGATATCTTCATGTACATGTGCTTCAGCAAGACGCCGGCCCTGTCCCCGAGCGGAGACATCCGGCCCTTCGACTCCAAAGGCGACGGCACCATGCTGGGCGAGGGCCTGGGCATGCTGGTCCTCAAGCGTCTCGACGATGCCGAGCGCGACGGCGACAGGATCTACGCGGTGCTCAAGGGCGTGGGCTCCTCCTCGGACGGGCGCGGCAAGTCCATCTACGCGCCCAGCGCCGAGGGCCAGGCCAAGGCCCTGGCTTCGGCATATGAGCACGCCGGCTTCGGCCCGGAGACCGTGGAGCTCGTGGAAGCCCACGGCACCGGGACCACGGTGGGAGACACCGTCGAGGTGACGGCCCTGACCGAGGTCTTCGGCAAAGGCGCGCCGGGACGCTCGCGCTGGTGCGCCCTGGGCTCGGTCAAGTCCATGATCGGCCACACCAAGGCCGCGGCTGGCTCGGCCGGCCTCATCAAGACCGCCCTGGCCCTGCACCACAAGGTCCTGCCCCCGACGATCAAGGTCGAGACGCCCGTCAAGCCCTTGACTTCGCCGGACACGCCGTTCTATCTCAA
Above is a window of Elusimicrobiota bacterium DNA encoding:
- a CDS encoding PfaD family polyunsaturated fatty acid/polyketide biosynthesis protein, producing MRLGETSRIGEAVVPPCRPRDLGDPEFRRCHGLKYAYAGGSMANGISSLPMVEALAREGLLGFFGAAGLLPEYLEKAIDQAQSSMDGLPYGFNIINSPNEPNLEAAVLDLYLRRGVRLIEASAYLDLSLPLVRYRVKALYRKPSGEVASRNRIVAKVSRVEVATRFMSPPPEALLRELVGSGEISQEAARMAEALPMADDVTAEADSGGHTDNRPAITLLPTLIALRDRLQEKHRFAQPVRVGAAGGIATPASAAAAFAMGAAYVMTGSVNQACSESGTSDVVRQMLAAAGQADVAMAPAADMFEMGVKVQVLKRGTLFAMRAGKLYDLYKTHEGLDSIPPAARAALERDYFRAPCEEVWRQTREYFLRRDPAQAERGERDPKHKMALVFRWYLGQASRWANVGEPTRQVDYQVWCGPAMGAFNEWARGSFLEDPEERRVAVIGLNLLAGAAYLTRVHSLRCQGVSFAPAMAAFTPRRIEELRKLLD